In a genomic window of Flavobacterium lipolyticum:
- the der gene encoding ribosome biogenesis GTPase Der yields MNNNIVAIVGRPNVGKSTLFNRLIQRREAIVDSVSGVTRDRNYGKSEWNGKEFSVIDTGGYVRGSDDVFEGEIRKQVELAIDEADVIIFVVDVEEGITPMDETVAKLLRKVTKPVLLAVNKVDNAMREKDAIEFYNLGLGDYYTFASISGSGTGDLLDALIDAFPEKPEVEVKEDLPRFAVVGRPNAGKSSFINALIGQDRYIVTDIAGTTRDAIDTKFDRFGFEFNLVDTAGIRRKAKVKEDLEFYSVMRSVRAIEHADICILVIDATRGFEGQDQSIFWLAEKNRKGVVILVNKWDLVEKDTMSTRDYEEKIKKELMPFTDVPILFVSALTKQRLLKALEATVQVFENRKQRIATSKFNEYMLKVIEAYPPPATKGKYVKIKYCMQLPTQTPQFVFFANMPQYVKEPYKRYLENKIRENWDFAGVPIDIYIREK; encoded by the coding sequence ATGAATAATAACATTGTTGCGATAGTAGGAAGACCTAATGTGGGGAAATCAACCCTTTTTAATAGGCTGATACAAAGAAGAGAAGCTATTGTAGATTCAGTATCTGGGGTTACCCGTGATAGAAACTATGGTAAAAGCGAGTGGAACGGAAAAGAGTTTTCTGTGATTGATACCGGTGGATACGTTCGCGGATCTGATGACGTATTTGAAGGTGAAATCCGTAAACAGGTAGAGTTGGCTATCGACGAAGCCGATGTTATTATTTTTGTTGTGGATGTTGAAGAAGGTATTACCCCAATGGATGAAACGGTGGCTAAATTGTTGCGTAAAGTAACAAAACCGGTTTTATTGGCAGTAAACAAAGTAGACAACGCCATGCGTGAGAAAGACGCGATTGAGTTTTATAATCTTGGTTTAGGAGATTATTACACATTCGCCAGTATTTCAGGAAGTGGAACTGGAGATTTGTTAGATGCTTTAATTGATGCATTTCCGGAGAAACCGGAAGTTGAGGTTAAAGAAGATTTGCCTCGTTTTGCAGTTGTAGGACGTCCGAATGCCGGTAAATCAAGTTTTATCAACGCTTTGATCGGGCAGGATCGTTATATTGTAACCGATATTGCAGGAACGACCCGTGATGCAATTGATACAAAATTTGATCGTTTTGGTTTTGAATTTAACCTAGTTGATACTGCGGGAATCCGTCGTAAAGCTAAAGTGAAGGAAGATTTAGAGTTTTATTCTGTAATGCGTTCGGTTCGTGCCATCGAGCATGCAGATATCTGTATATTGGTTATCGATGCAACCCGCGGATTTGAAGGACAGGATCAGAGTATTTTCTGGCTGGCTGAGAAAAACCGTAAAGGAGTTGTAATCTTGGTAAACAAATGGGATTTGGTAGAAAAAGACACCATGTCGACACGTGATTATGAAGAGAAAATCAAAAAAGAGTTAATGCCTTTTACTGATGTGCCAATTTTATTCGTTTCGGCTTTAACCAAACAACGTTTGTTGAAAGCATTGGAAGCTACAGTTCAGGTTTTTGAAAATAGAAAACAAAGAATTGCTACTTCAAAATTCAACGAATACATGTTGAAAGTAATTGAAGCTTATCCGCCACCGGCAACAAAAGGAAAGTATGTGAAAATTAAATATTGTATGCAGTTGCCAACGCAAACACCTCAGTTTGTGTTTTTTGCTAACATGCCACAATACGTTAAAGAACCTTACAAACGTTATCTGGAAAATAAAATTAGAGAAAATTGGGATTTCGCAGGAGTGCCAATCGATATTTATATCAGAGAAAAATAA